The Caldicellulosiruptor obsidiansis OB47 genome segment TGATGGCAGAGCCGATATCTCTTCTTCTTTTAAAACTAAAAAGTAGAACCTTCCAAGCTTTACATCATACACTATTCTTGCAGGTATACAAACAAATTCAATCTTCTGTTTTTTATTTCTTGGACAGTACAATACTTTAATCTTTTTGTTTGTCTGTGCTGCCTCTAAAAATTGCCATACAAGATTTTCTTCAAGGACATGGTGATGTGGAACGTAAGTAAACCAGAACATTCTTGCTACATCCTCTACAAATTCTCTTTCACCAAGTTCTAAAAGGTATTTTTCTAAACTTTCTTTTAAGTACCAGCCAGGTACACTCGGAACATGTGAGTTTATAAAAAATAAAACTGATATGTATATGTCTTTTATCTCATCTATAGAAAAATCTTTGAAGACATCTTTCACACATGAGCATAAAACATATTTCCTTTCAGATTTTAAATATCTGATTATACTTAGCTTTTCCATCTGTTTTAAAATTCTTTTTAAGCTGGATTCAATCTCTGAATCAGCTACTTCACATTCAAGCACTTCAGAAATTCTGTCAAGCAGCTGTGCAAGTAAAACTCCTCTTTCTTTTTCTAAATTAAATATCTGCAGTGTCAAGAAAAACAGGGTTGTCTTTAGAGCTGTTGATGTTTTTGAAAAATATAAGTTTACAAGTGGGTTTTCCACTTCTCTGAAAAAATCTTCAACAATACAGGGCAGTGTTTTTTTCCCTTCTCTTTCAGAAGATAAGTACTTGTCTTCTCCTAAAAATATTCTCATTCTTCTAAGTTCGTCATCAAACGTTCTTTTAGCTATGTTAAAGTTTTCTGCATCCTCTCTTGAATAACATCCATAAAGATAAACTATCCTTGAAAATCTTCTGAGTTTGTTAAAATCACTTACAAATGGATTGAACATAGCCACTTTGATATACACCTTCTTTATAACCTTTATCTACTGAAGAAAAATAAGCAATATAATTATATTATAACAAAAAAGCCCAGACAGTACAGACTGCCTGCGCTTTTGAATTCAGTATTATTTTTCGTGTGAAAATTTTGGACATCCCCATTCTTGACCCTTTCTTTTAAAAAATTTTTCTAATTTTTTCCCGGACCCATTGTTATTGAGGCAAGCTTCACAATTTCTTGATGTACATCTGAGAACTGATCAATTAACTTATCAACAGCTTTCTTCTGATTTTGGAAGATATCCCTTATAGACACGAGAGTTTTAAAGTATTGCGAAACATTTTGTGTCTGGACTTTGAGCACATTGTTTATTGTAAAAATCTTTTCCTGTTGACTTGTTACCTTGTCTATTACATTTTCTATTTTTGTTTTTATCTGCTGATTTGTTGTCTCAATTCTTGAAAGTGATTCTGCCGATTGTTTTGCAACCTTTACACCTTCCTTTACAATACCAAGAACATTTTCAAGTTTTCGGCTTGTTTTGTCAAATGCACAAAGCCCTGTTTCAATACTTTCTAAAGACCTTTTTGCAAGTTCGTTTGCTGACTGTGACAGTCTTGTAATCTCTGATGCTATTACTTCAAAGGCAGGAATGTCTCTTTTAGCTGCTTCGATTGATGCATTAAGAGCAATTATTTTTATCTTCTCAGCAAGACCTGAAATGTTTTGAGAAGTTCTTGCAATTTCTTTAAAATCATTTATTGCATTTTTTAAATCTTTTTCAACTTCCTTGATGGCTGAATTTACACTGTACATTTGATTTATAAGCATCTTTATAGCCTCTTGTTCTTTCAAAGTGGTAGTATACACTGTTGAAACTTCATTCTGTATCATCTTAAAAATGTCAAACATCTTTTGAATCTGATTTTCAAGTTCAGAAATCATATGTGTTGTTTGCTCAAATACCATCTTTTGATTTTCTGCAAGTGCTATTATCTCTTTTATCTGCTCACCTGTAATTTGACTTGTCCTTGCTGAATCTGAAGCTATTTTGTTTAATTTATCAATGTATTGCTGGGTTGTGCTTAGCGTCTGTTCAATATTTGTGGCATATGTGTTAACATTTTTTACCATTTTCATAAATTCGGTTGTCAAAAGTAAAATCTCATTGCTTGTGTTTTCATTCACACTTAACTGAATATCAAAGCTACCTTTTGAAACCTTCTTGGCACTTTCTGCAAGTTCCATGATAGGTTTTGTTATCCTGTTTGATACAAAAAGGCTTACCACGACAACAAGTATGAATGTCCCAAGTAAAAGCAGGACTGAAAACAACATAGACGCTTTTATAAAATTAGATGCAACCAAATTTTTGCTAATTATTGCTAAAACTCCAGCTGGTGTCATTTTCTCAGATCTTCTGATTGGCAATAACACATAATGATAATCACCTTTCGGTGTGCCAGACAGCATATATTCGTATTGACCAGATAGTATCGTTTTTAGTTTATCTCTGTCCAGTATTTGTTGACTTTTTGAAGACGAAATTGTTTTTTTAAAATCCTGTGAAAATACTGCAATATCCATTTTAGTAAGCTGCGATAGGTTATTGACAAATTTCTCATTTAGTTTATAAGCAACAATTATTGTACCAATAACTCTCATATTGTTTGCTGACATCTGTGTAACTATGTCAGAAACAGATTTTATATACACTGTAGCATTTTCACTTGTGACAGATGTGTATTTTAATCGTGCAAGCCCGCATTTTACTAAAAAGTCTTCTTTCATATCTTCCCCAAAATTAGAAAGCACATCGCTTCGACCAATAACTATCCCTTTTTCGTCTGTTACAATAATCTGATCTATCGAAAGCTCACTTGCAAGAGGCGAAATTATCTGAACAACTTTAAGATGATCTTTTCTGGCAACAGCTTCTCTCAACTGGGGATTGCTTGATATTAATATACTGTAGTCTTGTGACAGTTTGCAAAGCCGATTTATCTCTTGCAATGCAACCTTTTTTGCACTTTCTAATCTTGTTAGCATCTCCTTTTTTGCATCTTTTTGAATAAGCGATAAGGAAAATATGAGAAATGTTACAATAGGTATCAGAGAAATTATTATAAACCATGACATAATTCGAGTCTTTAAAGACCTCTTTGACAATCTGTTGAAGCTTTCTTTTATAAATTTCATCTTTTTTGCTAACCTCCCTTTACTCTTTTCTGCTTAGAATTTTACTTTATCTGTGTTAAAAAATAGTTTTAAATGTGTTAAATTGTTGTTAAAACCTTAAAATTTTCATTGAGATGCTCCTTTTCATGTGGTATTATTAAAATATCTTTTTATTTTCGGGGGTGTTTGATAAAAATGACAAATAAAAGGTTTTTCCTTTTGCGGTGGCTCTCTTTATTTATACTTGCAGCTTTTATAGTAAACCTTTCATTTTCTACTCACAGCAGCAAGGTTTTTGCTTTAAGTCAAAAGAATAAAAAAATTTATATGTTTTGTTCAAAAGCATATTTTGACAAAATATATAAAGATGTTAAAAAGTTAAATTTAAAAAGCCCTTTTAACTTTCCATTTTATGTGTCAGAAAATCCTTCTGATTTTTTCATAGCAGGTTTTGAAAAAGATAAACTTGTGTTTTACTACACAAATTCAAAGTGGATTAATTCAGTTTTTGGTATCAAAATTGGCTCTGCAGCTGACGCTGTAAAAAAATCCGGACTTTCTTTTATAAATAAGTTTGTAATTATAGATGGTAACACCACAACTACATATTTTGATGATGGTCTAAAATCGCTATATGATGTTTCAGTTATTAATAACTCATACTACCTTTTTATCATTTATGATAGGATTGTAAAACCTAATGTTGTATGCGGGATTTTTATGGTAAAAAAAAGTTTGTGGGATGAGTTTTTGTTAAAAAAACATTCCTTGACTTTCGATAAAAGCTCTGAACAAGATATTCTTTCATCATTTGAAAAACTTATGTTTATGCATTTAAACTCTATGAGAGCTTATCTGCAAAAACCATATTTTTCTTTTTCAAATGATATTGCAAAGATAGCAAAAACTCATTCACAAAACATGTCACAGTATAACTTTTTTTCTCATACTGATAACTCTGGAAAAACATTTTCTGATAGATTTTTATCTGCAGGAATTTTGTATAAAAAAATAGGTGAAAATATAGTAATGGGGACAAAACTTCTTCCCTTTTTTGCAAACCATCTGCTTTTCAATTCAGAAGGACACCGCAAAAATATTGAAGAGAACTTCGAAGTGGTTGGCATTGGATGTGCTATTGAAAAAAACTTCGATAATGTCTATTACACCCAGGACTTTGCTGTACTAAGATAAAAAAAGGGGCAGCTTTTGAAGTAGCCCCTTTTTATATTTGCACTGATACATGTCTTGCAACATGGCAGCATATATTCACAGCAACTGGAAGACCCGCAATGTGAGTTGGATACTCTTCTACAAACACATCCAGCACTGTTGTTTTTCCACCAAATCCCTCCGGACCTATCCCAAGCGCATTTATCTTATCAATTAACCTTTCTTCAAGCTGCGCTACATATCCTTTGCTATGTCTTTGTCCTATCTTTCTCAAAAGAGCTTTTTTAGATAAAAGAGCAGCAAGCTCAAATGTTCCTCCTATCCCGACACCTACTAAAATTGGCGGGCACGGGTCAGACCCGGCTTTTTTGACTGTCTCAACAACAAATCTTTCGATTCCTTCCACACCATCTGCTGGCGTGAGCATACAAAGTGCACTTTTGTTTTCGCTGCCAAAACCTTTTGGCATAAAATGTATTGTGATTTTATCTCCCGGCACTATGTCAAAGTGAATGATTGCGGGTGTGTTGTCGCCTGTGTTCTCTCTTTCGATTGGACTTTTCACCATTGACTTTCGAAGATAAAAATCTGTATATGCTCTTGAGACCGCTCTGTTTATTGCGCTTTTTATTGAACCTTGGACAAAAACATCTTCTCCAATGTCAACAAAAAACACTGCTGCACCTGTGTCCTGGCAGACAGGTCGCATCTTTTGCTGTGCCAAGGAGATGTTTTTTATAAGATTTTCAAGAGTATATCTTGCAATGCCGTGTTCCTTTTGATATGCATCTTTCAAGGCATTGACAACATCTTCTGGAAGAATACATACTGCTTTCTCAATAGCCTCATATACTTTTTGTTCTATGATATCCTCAGAGATTATTCGCATTTTTCATTTCTCCTTTTCTGAACTTAAAGTCATCAATCATAGCTTCAAATATTGCCTCATCAGCATCACTATAATGTTGTTTTCGTACAAAAACTCAGCAAACATAGAGGTTTTTATAACCTTCTGGGCTGATTTGAAGACTTCTGCATTTGGAAAGAAATATAAAATAGAAAAGGCTACATAGATTATTATAAGCGAAACGGCTGCACCTGCTGCAAATCCCAGAAAACCGTCTATCTGCCCAATCACAGGAACCTTTCTCATAAGTCCAAGCGCAGTTTTTATAAGGGTTATCACAATCTTTGTGACAATAAATATTAAAATCATCGCGATAAAATTTGCAAGCACAACTGCCGCTGCATCTTGCAAAGTCTTGTTTATGGCCTGGTTTGCCTCAAGTATCGCCCCTTTGAAAAACTCTGGCACGCTCGGCAAAATATCTTCTCTTATCACAACCTTCTGCCTCACAAAATTGTATATTGCTTCTTTCAAAGGGGGTGATGAGAGGATTGCTACGCTTATGTACTTGTATCCCCACACTGCAACAAACCATGATATTATGTAAGACCCGATGTCAAAGACCATTCTAAGTATCCCCTTTTTGTAACCAATCCAGCTACCAGCCAAGATTACAATCAAAACCACCAAGTCTGCTGTGTTTGGCATGTGAACTCCACTACCACCTTTCTTGATAGCATTCTATTCTATCACTAAATATATAGTACAACTTGTCTTGGCTTAGAACAGCTTTCACAAAACCAAATGATGAAACCTTAAGCAGCTTTATTTTGTTTAGATTCAAAGAATAAAGTATAACGTCGTTGCCTTTTGATAATACTATCTTATCGCTTGATGCGTATATCCAGTCGAAAGGCTCTATGTTTTTTAGCAAAAACCTTTTTGTAAGCTTGTTGTAAACAAGAATCTCATCTTTGCCAACCAGAATGTCTGGATTCCCAACAGCTGGTTTTGGCTGTGTACCAAACTTGAATGTCCTTTGCTTTTTCTTGAGATCCAAATCATATACATCGATAACCCGTCCATTCCATATCAGAATGTGATTATCTATTATAAAAAACCTTTTGCTATTTGAAAAGCTTGGTGGTAGCACCTTTGACATATAAACTCCTCTTTTGTCTATGTATGAGATTGCAATATCGTTTGTATCTGTACTTTTTAAAAGAGCTGCTGCAAAATTATCCGTCAGGTCGTAGTCTATAACCTTTTCTTTGAACTTTGCTGAGAAGATGATGTTTTGATTTTTGTCATAGCATATCAAATAATTATCATCATTATCTGCAATATGTACCAATACCCTGCTGTTTTTCACCTTCACGCTTTTTATGGGCACAGGATAGAGTATGTCCTTTTGCCCCGAATTTGTTATTATATGCAGGTATTTGCCTTCTTCAACATATGCAACAGCTATATTGCCGTCAGAAAATCCTTTGTGGTTCTGATACGCGATATTTACCCATTTTATAGCACTTTTGCTGACAATTCCAATTTTGCCTCGATATATGACTGCAAGGCCGTCTTGCAACGGAAGAACATCCTCATAAAATTTTATGTTCGGATATGTTTTTACATATTCAAACTTCAAAAATATATATGGATTTACAAATTCAATCCCATAAACATTTAAGCTGAGTATTACTGAAATTATCAGGACAAGTATAATCAAAAATTTATATAAGAATCGTATCAGCTTCATCTTCATTTCCCACTCTTTTTACATCTTTTCAATCATCAAAACTGCAATGTCATCGTCTATGTCAGAGACAAAATTTCTCACGTCTCTTATCAAAAGCTCTGTGTTGATGTTCTTAATGCTCAGTATTCTTTTTATGAGCCTCTTTTTGCCATACATTTCGCCCTGCTTGTTTTTGCTCTCAATAAGTCCATCAGAATAAAATATGAGTTTGTCGTGTTTCTCCAGCACCACCTCTTTCATCTCAAACCCCTGTTCAAGGTCAATTGAGGCAATGGGCTGACCTCTCATAGAAAACATTTTGACCTTCTTGTTTGCCTTGACCAAAATTGGTTCTGTTACATGCCCGGCACTTATCATTGTAACCCTGCCACTTTGTTTTTCTAAGATACCAAGCACTATTGTAATATATATCTCATTTGGAAAGTTCATCTCTATAAAATCTAAAAGAACACCCTTCATTATCTCCTGGGCACTTGAGTTTATGTAAGTATGAGCATTTTTAATGATGCTTTGCTTGACAAATATTGTTACCATTGAAGCCAAAAGTCCATGCCCTGCAACATCTGCAACATAGAAAACTATTCTGTCGTCTATGCTAATGACATCCAAAAAATCTCCGCCAAGCCTTTCGCATGGCTTGTAAGTGTATGTAATTCTGTATCCTTCAATCCTTGGTATAACCGGAAGAAGTGACTGCTGAAGCCTCTTTGCAAACTCCAAGTCGCGCTTTAAGAACTCGTTTTGCCGCCTGAGCCTTTCTTCAATCTTTCGCTGCTCTGTAATATCTCTGAAGACCTCAACAGTGCCAATCACTTTGCCATCCTCGCTGTGAACTGGCGAGCTTATGACATAGTAGAACTTGTCCTTGTGCTGCGCATACTTCATAAATCTTGTGTTTTCTCTCATCGCTCTTACTGCTATGCAGTCATCGCACCGCGAATCTTTGCAAAAAAGTTCATAGCATTTTTTGCCTGTCTGATCTCCAAATTCTTCTTTCATCTTTGTGTTGCAAAACACAACAACCCCATCTATATCAATGACCCTGACAAGGTCAAGCATTCCATTTAAAATGCTCTCATAAAAACTTTTGGTAAACTCAATTTTATTGTTCTCCACTTCTCTTTCCTGCCAATGAAAGCTTCTTTAAAGCATCACTGGCAGGTGCCCTCCCTTCTTTTGTGATGAGCTTTACTCTTTAATCTCCTTTGAAATATAGTTTTTTCTTGCAATGTCAATTGCCTGCATCTCTTCAGCAGAAAGCGGGTACTTAGAAAGTCCATTTTCAATGGGTTTTGCATATACACTACATCCCTCTCTTGAATATATACTGTTTATCACAACCCCAGTATCAAACTCGTCAAGAAGCGCCAAAGCAAAGCTGAGCTTGCTACCAACATTCTCAAATGCATCATACCTGACAATACCAACCTTTTTTATGCACAGCTTTGCATTTTCGCTCAATACCCTGTGACTCTTTGTTAAGGCTTTGAGTACCTCTTCAAAGTATTCAACTTTTTCATTTGTCAGCTTTATGATCTCCTCCAAGCTTTTGAAATCCTGGTTTGATGTAAGGTCAAGAAACCTTCTTTTAAGACTCCTATTCTTTGCAAGTTCTATTAAAAGTGCAAGAAAAAGCACCATGTTGAGAACAAGAAAAAAAATGACTATCTCAGATGCATATGTAGTGATATAACTTCTCATATATTTTCCCCCTCGACATTTTACTATTTGCTACTGTTCAAAATGTTCCACGTGGAACATTCCGATGATGAATTTTTGATATCAAAGCACTTTATGGCATGAGAATAGAGACTATCTTTTCAAGCTCTTCATCTGATGAAAATTCTATTTCGATTTTTCCTCTATTTTTCTTTTTCTGAATCTTAACTCTCAAGCCAAACAGTTTCATAAGGTTTTCTTCAATCTCTCGAATTATCTCACTTTCAAGCTCAAATTCCTTTTTATCTTCTCTTGATTTTACTATCTGCTCAAGCTCGCGTACGCTCAAATTTTTTTCAACAACTAGCTGGGCAAGCTTATTCCTTTGCTCCTCATCCTCAACCGAAAGCAATACCTTTGCATGCCCCTCAGAAATTTTACCTTTTATTATAAGATCAATGATCTGCTCGCCAAGGTTTAAAATGCGAAGAGTGTTTGCAACCTTTGAGCGTGAAATACCAAGCCTTCTTGCAAGCTCCTCTTGGGTATACCCAAACTCATCCATAAGCCTTTTGAAAGCAAGAGCCTTTTCGTACGGATTTAGGTCTTTTCTCTGGATATTCTCTATAAGAGCTATCTCAAGAGGATTTTCGTACTCCTTTATAATACACTTTACCTTTTCAATACCAGCTATCTTGCAAGCTCTCAGTCTTCTCTCACCGGCAATTAAAACATATTTATCTCCCTTTTTTTGCACAACAAGAGGCTGTATAAGCCCAACACTTTTAATTGAGCTTGCAAGCTCCTCTATTTCCTCTTCATTGAATACCTTTCTTGGCTGATTTTCTGAAAGCTCTATCAACTCAATATTAATCTCTTCAATCTTCTCAATATTTTCCTTGTCGTCAAAGCCTGCCTCAAACTCTTTTTCAGAGCTACTTATCTCATCCCCAAACAGGGCGTCAAGCCCTCTTCCAAGCCTCTTTTTCATTTATTTGCACCTCTTGACAAACTATTTTCTATCCTATTTATGTATTCTTCGGCAAGCTCTATGTAGGCCTTTGCACCTTTTGAGTCAGGGTCATAAATTATCCCTGGAAGACCAAATGAAGGTGCTTCCGATAGCCTTACATTTCGTGGTATTACGCTCAAAAAGACCTTTTGTCCAAAATACCTTTTTACTTCCTCAACAACCTCTAAAGAAAGGTTTGTTCTTGAATCAAACATGGTAAGAACAACACCATCAATCTCTAAGCGTTTGTTCAGGTGTTTTCTTACAAGTGATATTGTATTAGAAAGCTGAGAAAGCCCTTCCAAAGCATAGTATTCGCACTGGATGGGAATTATAACAGAGTCAGCAGCCACCAAAGCATTTAAAGTCAAAAGCCCCAGAGAAGGTGGACAGTCAATAAAGATGTAATCATATTCAACCTTTATTTTTTCGATAGCATCTTTCAATCTTAACTCTCTTGCAATCATAGATACAAGCTCAATCTCAGCACCTGCAAGGTTCACATTAGCAGGAAGAACGCTCAAGTTTTCAAATTTGTTTTTTATAACAGCTTCTTCAGCTGAGCAGCTGCCAATCAAAACATCATATGTAGTTCTTGTAAGAGATTTCTTGTCAATTCCAAAACCACTTGTGAGATTGCCCTGTGGGTCACAGTCAACTGCTAAAACCTTTTTTCCTATCTTGCTAATTGCTGCAGATAAATTTACACAGGTTGTTGTTTTCCCAACACCACCTTTTTGGTTGACAATCGCAACAATTCTTGCCATCTTCAACTTCCCGCTTTGAGTTTTTTAATTAAATTATATCACAAGAATGTTCCACGTGGAACATTTGATTAACATTTTATTTTATCAATATAATTTTCCATTATCTTTTTTAACATATTTAACACACATTTAACATCTTCTTTATCTAAATTTAACACATAATAAACAAACTTTTAACATGATTTTAAAAAAAACTAAACATTTATGGACTATATTAAAAGGTGAAAAATAAGTTTTAGGAGGGGTAACAAACATGAAAAAGAATTTTTTCAAAACTATTTTCGCTATTGCGCTTTTGGTTTCTTTATTTTTAGTCTTCAACCTTTCAGCCACTATTTCTTATTCCCAAAGTTTGATGGTAAAGTCAAAATCGCTTCCAGAAACAATCACACAAAAACAGATTGTAATTACATTTTCAAATGATATCACAAAAGGGTCAAATTTTGATAAGATAACTCTTGTTAAAAACAAAAAATCCAAGGTACAATTTTCTGCACAAATTTTTAACAATAAACTTGTAATATCGATTAAAGAAAATCTTTCTCCAAAAGCACAATATATTCTGAGCATTCCCCAAAATGCCGTAAAGTCTTCAAATGGTCAGGCAAACTCATCTCTTAAGTTTACATTTGTTCCTCAGAGCTATTCATCAAATCTATCAGGAAGAATTATGATTGCTGGTTCAACATCTGTTCAACCGCTTGCTGATGAACTTGCAAGATATTTTATGCAAATTTATCCAAAAGTATCAATTGAAGTCCAGGGTGGAGGTTCATCTGTTGGAATCAAGTCTGCAATCCAAGGAATAGTTGACATAGGTACATCATCAAGAGAACTGACAGAAGATGAATCAAAACAGCTAAGTTCTAAAGGCTGGCAGGAAGTTAAAATTGCAGAAGACGGAATTGCAGTGATTGTTCATAAGTCAAACCCAGTTTCTAATTTGACAATTGACCAAATTAGAGATATATTCTCCGGTAAAATTAAAAACTGGAAAGAAGTTGGTGGAAAAGATGCAAAGATTGTTGTTGTCACAAGAGAAGAAGGTTCAGGCACAAGAGGAGCTTTTGAAGAGATTGTTATGGGAAAATCTACAAAGATAACAGACTCAGCGATTGTTCAGCCTTCAACAGGTGCAGTCAAAACAACAGTAAGTCAGGATGAAAATGCAATAGGTTTTATATCCATAGGTGTGCTTGACAACACAGTCAAAGGTATAAAGGTTGATGGGGTTGAACCAACAGAAAAGAATGTTAAACTTGGAAAATATAAAATTAAAAGACCTTTCCTGTTCCTGCTTTCCAAAAACCCAAGCAAAGTTACAAAGGCATTTGTTGATTTTGTTCTCTCTGATGAGGGTCAGGCAATAGTTGCTAAAAATTATATATCTGTGAAGTAAGTGTTATAGTTAAATAATTTGTCATGAGGAGGTTTTATAAAGATATGAAAAGATTTTTAATGCATAGAAAAAACATAATTGTCTCTTTTCTTTTGATACTTTGCCTAATTTTATCAACCTTAGCATTTGCACAGCAGGATGAGCCAAATAGTCAAAAGGTTAAAAATGTTATTTTAATGATTCCAGATGGTATGACAATTTCTCACACAAGTCTTGCACGCTGGTACCAGGATGGAGAACCTCTCTCAATGGATGAAATTGCATGTGGACTGATAAGAACACATTCAGCAAACAACCCAATTACAGACTCAGCACCAGCTGCAACAGCTTATGCAACAGGGTTTAAAACTCAAAACAGATACCTTTCAATATATCCTGAAATGGTTTCAATGCCTGGTGTAGGTCAGGTTGATGAAAAAGATTTTTATAAACCAATTGTGACTATCTTAGAAGCTGCCAAGAAGGTTGGAAAGGCAACAGGGCTTGTTTTCACATGCCAGTTCCCACACGCAACACCTGCTGCGTTTGCATCACATTCAGATAACAGAAATGATTATGAGAATATAGCCGAGCAGATGGTTTACAATCAGGTTGATGTGGTGTTTGGCGGTGGTTATAGATACATTGATAAAAATCAGAGAAAAGACAATGAAGATTTAGCAGGATACCTAAAAGAAAACGGCTTTTTTGTAACACCAAGCTGGCATGAAGCAAAAAACTTTTATGGACAGAAAATCTGGGGGCTTTTTGCGCAGGATGCAATGCACTACGATTTTGACAGAAACGGGTCAGGTGAGCCGTCTTTGGCTGAAATGACTCAAAAAGCTATTCAACTTCTTTCTAAAAATAGAAACGGATTT includes the following:
- a CDS encoding ParB/RepB/Spo0J family partition protein; translation: MKKRLGRGLDALFGDEISSSEKEFEAGFDDKENIEKIEEINIELIELSENQPRKVFNEEEIEELASSIKSVGLIQPLVVQKKGDKYVLIAGERRLRACKIAGIEKVKCIIKEYENPLEIALIENIQRKDLNPYEKALAFKRLMDEFGYTQEELARRLGISRSKVANTLRILNLGEQIIDLIIKGKISEGHAKVLLSVEDEEQRNKLAQLVVEKNLSVRELEQIVKSREDKKEFELESEIIREIEENLMKLFGLRVKIQKKKNRGKIEIEFSSDEELEKIVSILMP
- a CDS encoding CAP domain-containing protein, with the translated sequence MTNKRFFLLRWLSLFILAAFIVNLSFSTHSSKVFALSQKNKKIYMFCSKAYFDKIYKDVKKLNLKSPFNFPFYVSENPSDFFIAGFEKDKLVFYYTNSKWINSVFGIKIGSAADAVKKSGLSFINKFVIIDGNTTTTYFDDGLKSLYDVSVINNSYYLFIIYDRIVKPNVVCGIFMVKKSLWDEFLLKKHSLTFDKSSEQDILSSFEKLMFMHLNSMRAYLQKPYFSFSNDIAKIAKTHSQNMSQYNFFSHTDNSGKTFSDRFLSAGILYKKIGENIVMGTKLLPFFANHLLFNSEGHRKNIEENFEVVGIGCAIEKNFDNVYYTQDFAVLR
- a CDS encoding methyl-accepting chemotaxis protein, giving the protein MKFIKESFNRLSKRSLKTRIMSWFIIISLIPIVTFLIFSLSLIQKDAKKEMLTRLESAKKVALQEINRLCKLSQDYSILISSNPQLREAVARKDHLKVVQIISPLASELSIDQIIVTDEKGIVIGRSDVLSNFGEDMKEDFLVKCGLARLKYTSVTSENATVYIKSVSDIVTQMSANNMRVIGTIIVAYKLNEKFVNNLSQLTKMDIAVFSQDFKKTISSSKSQQILDRDKLKTILSGQYEYMLSGTPKGDYHYVLLPIRRSEKMTPAGVLAIISKNLVASNFIKASMLFSVLLLLGTFILVVVVSLFVSNRITKPIMELAESAKKVSKGSFDIQLSVNENTSNEILLLTTEFMKMVKNVNTYATNIEQTLSTTQQYIDKLNKIASDSARTSQITGEQIKEIIALAENQKMVFEQTTHMISELENQIQKMFDIFKMIQNEVSTVYTTTLKEQEAIKMLINQMYSVNSAIKEVEKDLKNAINDFKEIARTSQNISGLAEKIKIIALNASIEAAKRDIPAFEVIASEITRLSQSANELAKRSLESIETGLCAFDKTSRKLENVLGIVKEGVKVAKQSAESLSRIETTNQQIKTKIENVIDKVTSQQEKIFTINNVLKVQTQNVSQYFKTLVSIRDIFQNQKKAVDKLIDQFSDVHQEIVKLASITMGPGKN
- a CDS encoding ParA family protein, giving the protein MARIVAIVNQKGGVGKTTTCVNLSAAISKIGKKVLAVDCDPQGNLTSGFGIDKKSLTRTTYDVLIGSCSAEEAVIKNKFENLSVLPANVNLAGAEIELVSMIARELRLKDAIEKIKVEYDYIFIDCPPSLGLLTLNALVAADSVIIPIQCEYYALEGLSQLSNTISLVRKHLNKRLEIDGVVLTMFDSRTNLSLEVVEEVKRYFGQKVFLSVIPRNVRLSEAPSFGLPGIIYDPDSKGAKAYIELAEEYINRIENSLSRGANK
- a CDS encoding SpoIIE family protein phosphatase, which gives rise to MENNKIEFTKSFYESILNGMLDLVRVIDIDGVVVFCNTKMKEEFGDQTGKKCYELFCKDSRCDDCIAVRAMRENTRFMKYAQHKDKFYYVISSPVHSEDGKVIGTVEVFRDITEQRKIEERLRRQNEFLKRDLEFAKRLQQSLLPVIPRIEGYRITYTYKPCERLGGDFLDVISIDDRIVFYVADVAGHGLLASMVTIFVKQSIIKNAHTYINSSAQEIMKGVLLDFIEMNFPNEIYITIVLGILEKQSGRVTMISAGHVTEPILVKANKKVKMFSMRGQPIASIDLEQGFEMKEVVLEKHDKLIFYSDGLIESKNKQGEMYGKKRLIKRILSIKNINTELLIRDVRNFVSDIDDDIAVLMIEKM
- a CDS encoding DUF4446 family protein, which gives rise to MRSYITTYASEIVIFFLVLNMVLFLALLIELAKNRSLKRRFLDLTSNQDFKSLEEIIKLTNEKVEYFEEVLKALTKSHRVLSENAKLCIKKVGIVRYDAFENVGSKLSFALALLDEFDTGVVINSIYSREGCSVYAKPIENGLSKYPLSAEEMQAIDIARKNYISKEIKE
- a CDS encoding fumarate hydratase, whose protein sequence is MRIISEDIIEQKVYEAIEKAVCILPEDVVNALKDAYQKEHGIARYTLENLIKNISLAQQKMRPVCQDTGAAVFFVDIGEDVFVQGSIKSAINRAVSRAYTDFYLRKSMVKSPIERENTGDNTPAIIHFDIVPGDKITIHFMPKGFGSENKSALCMLTPADGVEGIERFVVETVKKAGSDPCPPILVGVGIGGTFELAALLSKKALLRKIGQRHSKGYVAQLEERLIDKINALGIGPEGFGGKTTVLDVFVEEYPTHIAGLPVAVNICCHVARHVSVQI
- a CDS encoding WYL domain-containing protein, translated to MYIKVAMFNPFVSDFNKLRRFSRIVYLYGCYSREDAENFNIAKRTFDDELRRMRIFLGEDKYLSSEREGKKTLPCIVEDFFREVENPLVNLYFSKTSTALKTTLFFLTLQIFNLEKERGVLLAQLLDRISEVLECEVADSEIESSLKRILKQMEKLSIIRYLKSERKYVLCSCVKDVFKDFSIDEIKDIYISVLFFINSHVPSVPGWYLKESLEKYLLELGEREFVEDVARMFWFTYVPHHHVLEENLVWQFLEAAQTNKKIKVLYCPRNKKQKIEFVCIPARIVYDVKLGRFYFLVLKEEEISALPSWRTEKIEILSEGFDPQQIEEVSNVIEKCFFVSIPEREDKFQKIKIRFKSPQDSSYNFVLARVKRELRNAKITKADNQFFEVEYEISNIKEIKGWLRSFGDRAVIIGDSEVSRQLKEEMINEWKEILKNYGSLS
- a CDS encoding CvpA family protein, with amino-acid sequence MPNTADLVVLIVILAGSWIGYKKGILRMVFDIGSYIISWFVAVWGYKYISVAILSSPPLKEAIYNFVRQKVVIREDILPSVPEFFKGAILEANQAINKTLQDAAAVVLANFIAMILIFIVTKIVITLIKTALGLMRKVPVIGQIDGFLGFAAGAAVSLIIIYVAFSILYFFPNAEVFKSAQKVIKTSMFAEFLYENNIIVMLMRQYLKL